The Macaca nemestrina isolate mMacNem1 chromosome 15, mMacNem.hap1, whole genome shotgun sequence genome segment GGCAAGCACCCACTCTGTGCCCTGTCCTAGGGTCCAGGAACCCTGTAAGCAATAGGTGGAGGTGAGGGTCGGGGCAGGGGTGCTGTTCAAAGCACTTTGCTCCAAAGGTTCATTAAAAAATCCACCAATGGAttatctgagatcaggagttggagatcaacctgaccaatatggtgaaacctcatctcttctaaaaatacaaaaattaggcgggaatggtggtgggcacctatagtcccagctactcaggaggctgagacaagagaattgcttggacccaggaggtggaggttgcagtgagccgagatcatgccactgcactccagcctgggcggcagagtgagactccacctcaaaaaaaaaaaaaaaaaaaaaaaatccaccagcCATAAGAAATGGCAGACCTCCCTCTGGAGTGATTTCAGCCGGTGTGGTATGTTCCTGGGCTGACAGCACTTGCCTAGACTTGCTTTTCCAAGTGGGAAAGGTCTCTGGGACCTTAAGGTCCCCAGATGGTGACACAGAGACAGGTAGGGGGGCCCATAGCAAAGCCAGGCAAGGAGGTCCTGAGATGATTGTGGGTGGcagggaaggaaaaaatattccttGACTTTGTGCCTGGACCTGGTTGCAATAAAGGCTCAAGAGGTAGTTCCTATCATCGTGCACATTTCGctgaaggaagaaactgagggtcAGTGACCcaagtgaagtgacttgcccaagatcctGCAGGAAGACATGGGTAATTGTAATTTGAACCGAGGTCCCAGCAAAGCGGGATTGTTGGGGCTGAATGGGAGGGCTCCTgcacttccttccctctccctgggCTTGGGTCCCCCACTTGTCCAGACAGCGGCCGGACTTGTCACGGGGCTCTGTACAGCCTTTTCCACTCTCCTGGCTGCCAGCGTCCCGCCCCGTCCCCTCCCAGCCCccaagggaggaggggagagctgcagagaggaggaggaggggtcgggGAGGCCCGGCTTTATAAAGGCGGCTGGAACAGCCCTGCCCGCCAGACCCCGTCGCCCGGATACCTTGAGCTGCCCGCCACCCCACGTGACCGCGCCGTCCCCCAGCTCCACCGCTGAGTGAGTTGGGGCGCGTCCCCATCCCGTCCACAGTCCCTCGCCGAGCCGCGTGGTGCACTGAAGCCGGGGTGGGGAGGAGAGCCGATGAAAGAGAACGCTAACATGGGGGGCTCCAGGCAGACTCTCTAACGGGAGAGATTTAGGACCTGAGGGAGCCGGGAGACCCGGGAGCCCACGGTCTGGTCGGCCACCTCGTCTCCTCCCCGGGCGCGAGGCCTAGGAGACCGCAAGCCACCCTCCAGGAATGCGCGTGCAGTCGTTGCCGTGGCAACGTGCAAGCCTGCGCGAGCCCACCGCTAAAGGAAAGGGGAGGTTGTTGGGGGTGTGGGGACTGGTCCCCTGGAGGTCCAAACTCATCACGCGGCGGTAGCACGAGGGAACTGGGGACGTCCCCTCCCCCGTGTCCCAAATCCTCTGGGAGCCAGAACGCAAGTCGcattgcctctctgagcctcagtttccacatctgccaAATGGAGGCAAGATTATTGGTTCCAAGTTCCCCGAAGAGTTATCTGGAGGGCCACGATCCAGGCTAGTCCCCACTTATGGCTGGACGTCCAAGGAATGGGTTTAAGCGGCTCAGATAACTCCTGcgaccccaccccacccccaggcccGCTCGCCATGGCCCTCTTCGGGGCTCTCTTCCTGGCGCTGCTGGCAGGCGCTCACGCAGAGTTCCCAGGCTGCAAGATCCGCGTCACCTCCAAGGCGCTGGAGCTGGGTAAGGCGCAGGGGCAGACAGGGACGGACGGGAGCGGACGGGGTTGGGGTCGCCCCAGTGGGCACGGGAGCTAAGGGTTTCGCTGCTGCCTCAGTGAAGCAAGAGGGACTGCGCTTTCTGGAACAAGAGCTGGAGACCATCACCATTCCGGACCTGCGGGGCAAAGAAGGCCACTTCTACTACAACATCTCTGAGTAAGTGGGGGGCGGGGCCTCGCGATCCGGGGCGGGGCCTCGGCGGTGGAGGCGGGGCCCAAGAAATCTCGGGGTCTCGGGAGactggaggctgagtgggaggggGCGTGGCCAAATCGATGAGGCACGACTTAAGAAACCGGATGGGGCCGAAAAGATAAAGGCCAAGCCAGCCATCATAGGCGGGACCGGGCAGATGGGCGTGGCTTTGAAAACGTCGAGGGGGCCAGGAAGGAAGCAGGACCGGTAGATGTGAGGCGTGGCCGAAGAGCACCAGAAAGGTGGAGTCAAGGAACTTGCCAATAGATGAGAGTGGAGTCTTGGGCACCGGGTGGAGATaatgggaggggtgggggaacTGAAGACTCTAAGTATGGTTTAGGATGAGGGAGGGGGAATAAGGGAATTGAGATATGAGGGCGGAGCTTAGGTGATGGAGGCAAAGTGAATGGACTCTATTAAAAGACCGGGTGAGGGAACCCCAGGgtgtgggaggggagggggtgcaagcaaacaagactttttttttttttttttctgagagggagtcttgctctgttgcccaggctggagtgcagtggcgcgatcttggctcactgcgacttccgcatccccagctcaagtgattctcctgccttggcctcctgagtagctatgactacaggcgcgtgccaccacgctctgctaagttttgtatttttagtaaagacaggggtttcactatgttggctagactttcgaactcctgacctcacgtgatttgcccgcctcggcctcccaaagtgctgggattacaggcatgagccaccacgcccggcaaacaaacaaacaagacttCTAAGTGATGGGGTGAAGCTCCCTTTTAACACCTGCATCAGGAAGACCTCATCTCTCAGCCACCCAAGTCTAAGTTGGGTACTTGAGGGACAATGGAAGAATTCATTCTACCCACTCCCGCTTCCCCAGACCTGGACTTGAAAGGGGAGCAGACAAATTTCCTGTGGTTGGGGGGAGTTCCCTCTTCTTGGCCCTGGATCTGACCCTGAGGCCTCCCGTAGGGTGAAGGTCACAGAGCTGCAGCTGACATCTTCCGAGCTCGATTTCCAGCCACAGCAGGAGCTGATGCTACAAATCACCAACGCCTCCTTGGGGCTGCGCTTCCGGAGACAGCTGCTCTACTGGTTCTTGTAAGGACCCAGCACCCTCAGGGGAGTGGAGAGTTGGTAGGGAGGGCTGGAAGTGCTGTGGGGCTGTGGGCAGCCCCCTTAGCCTTCCTGagtttagtttcttcatctgtataatggggacAAGCATACCCATTTCATAAGAGTTGATAGGAGGGTTTGGTAGGATGTGTGGAAGGAAGTGAAACCTTATTAGGAGGTATCATGATGCAAGGGGCACTGAAGACTCAACTGAGCTCCTACCTGGAGTGAATATTAACCCCCTTGGCAGCTATGATGGTGGCTACATCAACGCCTCAGCTGAGGGTGTGTCCATCCGCACTGGTCTGGAGCTCTCCCGGGATCCTGCTGGACGGATGAAAGTGTCCAATGTCTCCTGCCAGGCCTCTGTCTCCAGAATGCACGCGGCCTTCGGGGGAACCTTCAAGTAAGCCCCAGCTCCAACCCCAGcttacccccttttttttttttttttttttttttgagacggagtctcgctctgtcgcccaggctggagtgcagtggccggatctcagctcactgcaagctccgcctcccgggttcatgccattctcctgcctcagtctcccgagtagctgggactacaggcgcccgccacctcgcccggctagttttttgtattttttagtagagatggggtttcaccgtgttagccaggatggtctcgatctcctgacctcgtgatccgcccgtctcggcctcccaaagtgctgggattacaggcttgagccaccgcgcctggccagcttaCCCCTTTTGAGCCCCACAGCTCATCTGCCTAGCACAATGCAAAGTGCACAGGCTTGGGAATCAGACCAACTGTGTCCAAAGCTCAGCTCTgtcacttcctggctgtgtgaacTTGGCCACATCGCTGAAGCTCGGTGCCTCAATATCCTCATTGGTAACATGGGGATAATgataaagcctattttataaggTCATTGCCAGGATTATTTGTGTtggtatatgtaaaaatatttagaacaaggctgggtgcggtggctcacgcctgtaatcccagcaatttgggaggtcaaggttggcGAGTCATGAGGTCAacagatcgaggccatcctggccaacatggtgaaaccctgtctctactaaaaatacaaaaattagctgagtgtggtggcacatgcctgtagtcccagctgcatgggaggctgaggtaggagaatcacttgaatccgggaggcggaggttgcagtgagccgagattgtgctactgcactctggcctggcgacagagcaagactccatctcaaaaaaaaaaaaaaaattttttagaacagcacctggcataTGATAAATGCATATTTAAGTGCTGGCCACTTAGATAAGAGTAATTGTGAGGACTAATATGCACAGCTGGCCATGTACTGGATTCTCAATAATTGGtgtctaaataataataacaaaaataatactttttttttttttgagatggagtcttgttctgtcaccaggctagagtgcagtggcacaatcttggctcactgcaacctccgcctcccgggttcaagtgattctcctgcctaagcctcccaagtagctgggactacaggcatgcgccaccatgcccagctactttttctgtatttttagtagagacagggttttgccatattggccaaattggtctcaaactcctgacctcaggtggtccgcctgcctcggcctaccaaagtgctgggattacaggtgtgagccactgtgcctggcctatttttttatttttgccactgAGAAGGGGATACTGTTCTTGTTCTGGAAGACAGTTGGGAAAAGAAGATGATGGATTATTGCCTGGTGTTGGTATACTGTCAgtattatttattcatcaaaGTGTATGCCAGGCCCTGAGGATGCAGGAAGAAGCTCAGAGCCTATCTGGAATAAAAAGCATTTGTTATCAGGGCCTGGAGAGAAGGACTAAGAAAGTGCTTTGGGGATTCAGAGGAGAGGAATCTGGGAAGACTGCCTGGAAGAGGAAGCATCTGAGCTCAGATGGGGAAATACAGGGTAGGAACGCAGAGGGTGGAAGGGTTGTAAGCGGATCAGTAAGCGGATGGATGTGGGGATGCTCAGAGCGGGTTTGAGGCAATGTGGGTGGATTCATTTGGCTGATGGGACCAGCGGGAGGTCTTGAGAATTATGCTGGAGAGGGAATTTGGGCCTGGTTCTTGGAAAACCTATGTGGAGGACCTGTTATTCAGGCTGATGCTGAGGAATCCCACTGCCACTATTTCCCTGGTCTCTGATTTCTCCTGGACCTGGACTGGGGTGGAGGCAGGTTCTGGGCTCACCCGGCCTCTCCTTTCCTCACAGGAAGGTGTATGATTTTCTCTCCACGTTCATCACCTCAGGGATGCGCTTCCTCCTCAACCAGCAGGTGTGGGCAGTGACAGGTCGCAGGGTGGCAAGGGTGGGCCTGGTCTCACTTTGAGAAGGCCCTGACTCTGGCTCCCACCTCGCAGATCTGCCCCGTACTCTACCACGCAGGGACGGTCCTGCTCAACGCCCTCCTGGACACCGTGCCTGGTGAGTTGGTTGGGGGTGAGGCCAGGTGTGCAGCTGTCATGCAGCACCTCAGAGCAGGCCCCTTCCAAGCCCTGCTGTCAAacagtcctgggttcaaatgtgGCCCCTGGAGCTGACTTGCTGTGTGATTTTGGGTAAAGTGCTCATTTCTCTCTGGGCAAAGTGCTTGTTTCCTCACTTGCCTGGCAGCGCTTCCTCCTGGAGTTACTGTGAGGATTATCTGAGAGAATAGTTGTCAAGGTCCTCATTATGTGTGTGCTAATCACTGGTGTCCCATTTGTCTTCATCACCTAGCACCTAATAGGTGCTCAATTAACATGAATACATTaattccctttttccctttttttttttttttttttttgagatggagtcactctgttgccaggctggagtccagtggcgcgatctcaactcactgcagtctccacctcccgggttcaagcgattcccctgccttggcatcccgagtagctgggactacaggcgtgcaccaccatgcccgactaagtttttgtattttagtagagacaggctttcaccacgttggccgggatggtctcaatctcctgatctcgtgatccgcccaccttggcctcccaaagtgctgggattacaggcatgagccactgtgcctggccatgaatTCCCTTTTTCTAAGCCATGACCTCTGTCTACTGTGGGGCAAAGTTATTGTCCCATCACACCCAACACACAGgcaggggaagagaaggaggaggtagGAGAAACCAAGGGAAAGGAACCCCatgccatcttttttttctttcttttttttttttttttgagatggagtctcactctgtcacccaggctggagtacagtggtgcaatcctggctccctaccacctccacctcccagattcaagcgattctcctgcctcagcctcccgagtagctgggattacaggcgcccaccaccacgcccagctaatttttgtatttttagtagagacgggttttcaccatggtggaccaggctggtctcgaatgcctgacctcaggtgatctgcctgccttggcctccctaagtgctgggattacaggtgtgagccactgtgcgcggCGCCCCCATGCCATCTTTTTAGTGATTTGATGAAACCTCTGtggtagtagtaataataataactaacattaaTGGGCACTTACTACACAGCAGGACCTAAGTGCTTTCCACATAAAACTAATTTGACCCTCCTGACAACCCTGCGAGGGATGTATCCTCATTTTATGGGTGGGACTCTGAGCCTGGAGAGGTTAAGCACCTTGTCCCACATCACACAGCTGTGAGTGACTTGAGCCTCTTCCTGCAGTGCGCAGTTCTGTGGATGAGCTTGTTGGCATTGACTATTCCCTCATGAAGGATCCTGTGGCTTCCACCAGCAACCTGGACATGGACTTCCGGGTGAGCTGCTCGGGCTGGTGTATGACCTCTGACCTCCTAACAGGACCGCTTTCTCCGCTAAGTTGTGAGATTTTACTTCCTAAAGCACAGCTCTGATGAGGCCACTCTCATTGCTGAGAATGCTATGGCTCCCTATTACTACAGAATTAGGTTCAGCCTCCTGGGTCTGGTATTTGAGCCCTGTTAATCTTACCTGGCCCCACCTTTTATATCTCATCCTGTTTCTTTGCAGCTGCTCTTTCCCAAATTGGACCCTCGCTTCCCAGCTCAGGGCCTTTGCTCATGCACGGTCTTTCCCCAACTCCCCTGAAGGAGCTGGACACAAATTTCTACACAAatcatctcatttcattctctcaCAACCCTGTGAGTCAGGTACTAACATCATCCTCATTTTAGGAATGTGGAGACTTACTTATAGAGGTGACatcacttgcccaaggccacatagctagTGTGTAGCCACTACCTTTGGTCTCCCAGAGTAGTATAGCAGTTTCAGAGTGCAGACTTGGGAGCTAGAAtcagtcgggtgcagtggctcatgcctgtaatcccaatactttgggagacctaggccagaggatcgcttgagcccaggagtttgagaccggctggggcatcatagtgagacctccttctctacaaaaagaaaaagaatgcctgaagttcaaatcctagctctgccactgactAGCTGCATGGCCCTAAGCATAACTTTTCAGTTGGCCAGTTTCCTAACACGTAAATGGAAATAATCTAGTAAGAAAGCACACATAGTTAATGCAGAGTAAAGGAGTTGATCTATGTGAAGAGCTTACAGTACTTGGCACAGAAGCATGAGTATGCACACTATATGTAAATAGTAGCTGTTGTTACTGCCTCTGGCTTTCAAGACCCACTCAGATGCCACCTCTTCCATGAAACCTTTCCTGACCCTCCCTCTTCCAGTGTGACAGGCTCGCCCCCTGATAGCAGGTGTCCTCCTTTCAATGCCTTTTAAGAGATGTGCTTGTGAGTGCCCCAAGAACAGCAGCTGGGTTCCCACTGTCTccccacagtgcctagcacagggcTGGGAGACACCTGCTGTCAGTCCAGGTGCCAGGCCAGTCTGCCTTGACCCTGACTGTGAATGCCCCACCCCAGGGGGCCTTCTTCCCCCTGACCGAGAGGAACTGGAGCCTCCCCAACCGGGCGGTGGAGCCCCAGCTGCAGGAGGAGGAGCGGATGGTGTATGTGGCCTTCTCTGAGTTCTTCTTCGACTCTGCCATGGAGAGCTACTTCCGGGCGGGGGCCCTGCAACTGTCGCTGGTGGGGGACAAGGTATGCCAGGGCCTGTGTGTGGGATGGGCAAAAGAGGGTCTGTGACAGAGCTCACTCCCTCACTCCTGATTCCCCTGTTCAGGTGCCCCATGACCTGGACATACTGCTGAGGGCCACCTACTTTGGGAGCATTGTCCTGCTGGTGAGTGCTGGCGGGGGACAGGGATAGGGCCACCTGCACACCAGTGAGACCAGGGAGGGGTACAGGCGGGGCCCCCAGTGGCAGCCACTCAGACAGGGCTCTGGCCTCTTGTCTTTGGCCAATCGCCCTCGCCTTGTCATGGCTGTTCCGTCTGTGAAGGAGGCTTCCCCTTCCTGCTCCTTCCTGCCCTATCTCCTTCGCAGAGCTGCTGTGAGGATTAGCGAGAACCCACGCTTTGCAAGTGTGAGGgctttaataataattaacatataCCATTGTTTATTTGTGTATTGGGGAGGAGAgtgttacacattttatttatttatttttttgagacagtgtctcactttgtcatccaagttggaatgcagtggcacaatctaggctcactgcaacctctgcctcccagggctcaagctgttctcctgcttcagcctcttgactagctggaattacaggcttgtgctaccacgccccactaatttttaaaattttgttgagacagggtttcatcatgttgctcaggctggtcttgaactcctgggctcaagtggtcacccatcttggcctcccaaagtgctgggattacaggtgtgagccactgcgcccagcaaaattacaaattttagaagaaataattcagtcattatcatcatcaaaTTCATGGCTAAGAAATTAAGGGCAGGGTCTCTATTGTCAGACTGCCTGGGCTTCAAGCCTAGTTCTGAAACTGAATGACTGCATAACCTctacaagttacttaacctctctgtgcctcaattttcccaTCTCAAAAATGGGGatatggctgggcatgatggcttatgcctatactctgagcactttgagaggtcaaggtaggaaaattgcttgagcccaggagtttgagaccagcctgggcaactactgagaccctgtctctattgaaaaataaatttttagtcagatctttttttttggggtcgggggacagagtctcactctgtaacccaggctggaatgcagtggcacaatcttggctcactgcaacctctgcctcctgggttcaagcaattctctgccatGAGACCCagcctgaaaaataaatttgtgaaaaataaatttgtaaaaaataaacaacaacaacaaaattggcAGTAATATCTGCCTCACGTGGTTAttatgagttgtttttttttttttgtgaaatggagtctttctctgtcacccaggctggagtgcaatggcgtgatctcggcttcctgcaagctccacctcccgggttcacgcctcagcctccccagtagctgggactacaggtgcccgccaccatgcctggctaattttttgtatttttagtagagacggggtttcaccgtggtcttgatctcctgacattgtgatctgcccgcctcggcctcccaaagtgctggtattacaggcgtgagccaccgtgcccggtccttGTGAGGTTTAAAGGAGCCAACACATATACAGTGTTTAGAATCATGTTTGGTGAAGATTAGGCAAGTTGCATCTTATAGTATTCCTTCACTGCCTATAGAAGAAAGCATAGCAGTTTAGAGAAAGAagatatggccaggcatggtggctcacgcctgtaatcccaacactctgggaggctgaagccggcagatcgcttgagcccaggagtttgagaccagcatgggcaacatggccaaaccccatctctacaaaaaaacaaaagcaaaaacaaaaaccaaatacaaatacaaaaataagcctggcatggtggcatgaacctgtggtctcagctgttcaggaggctgatgtggcaggatcacttgagctgaggaggttgaggctgcagtgagccatgatcatggcactgcactccagcctgggcgacagagactctgtctcaaaaaaaaaaaaaaaaaggctgggcgcggtggctcaagcctgtaatcccagcactttgggaggccgagacgggtggatcacgaggtcaggagatcgagaccatgctggctaacacggtgaaaccccgtctctactaaaa includes the following:
- the PLT gene encoding phospholipid transfer protein isoform X2 — protein: MLQITNASLGLRFRRQLLYWFFYDGGYINASAEGVSIRTGLELSRDPAGRMKVSNVSCQASVSRMHAAFGGTFKKVYDFLSTFITSGMRFLLNQQICPVLYHAGTVLLNALLDTVPVRSSVDELVGIDYSLMKDPVASTSNLDMDFRGAFFPLTERNWSLPNRAVEPQLQEEERMVYVAFSEFFFDSAMESYFRAGALQLSLVGDKVPHDLDILLRATYFGSIVLLSPAVIDSPLKLELRVLAPPRCTIKPSGTTVSVTASVTIALVPPDKPEVQLSSMTMDARLSAKMALRGKALRTQLDLRRFRIYSNHSALESLALIPLQAPLKTMLQIGVMPMLNERTWRGVQIPLPEGINFVREVVTNHAGFLTIGADLHFAKGLREVIEKNRPADIGASTAPTPSTAAV
- the PLT gene encoding phospholipid transfer protein isoform X1, which produces MALFGALFLALLAGAHAEFPGCKIRVTSKALELVKQEGLRFLEQELETITIPDLRGKEGHFYYNISEVKVTELQLTSSELDFQPQQELMLQITNASLGLRFRRQLLYWFFYDGGYINASAEGVSIRTGLELSRDPAGRMKVSNVSCQASVSRMHAAFGGTFKKVYDFLSTFITSGMRFLLNQQICPVLYHAGTVLLNALLDTVPVRSSVDELVGIDYSLMKDPVASTSNLDMDFRGAFFPLTERNWSLPNRAVEPQLQEEERMVYVAFSEFFFDSAMESYFRAGALQLSLVGDKVPHDLDILLRATYFGSIVLLSPAVIDSPLKLELRVLAPPRCTIKPSGTTVSVTASVTIALVPPDKPEVQLSSMTMDARLSAKMALRGKALRTQLDLRRFRIYSNHSALESLALIPLQAPLKTMLQIGVMPMLNERTWRGVQIPLPEGINFVREVVTNHAGFLTIGADLHFAKGLREVIEKNRPADIGASTAPTPSTAAV